The Kribbella sp. NBC_00662 nucleotide sequence CCTGACCGGCACTCCGTCGTACGACGGCCTGCAGATCGTCGAGGCTGAATCCGCCGTCGGCGGTCAGGTGGTCACGCCACCCTCGGCCTGGACCGGCGAATCCCAATGGAGCAACGGCTCCTACCTCTCCCTCGACGGTACGGCGACCTGGACCGTGCCGGCGTCACCGCAGCCGCGGCTCGTCCTCCCGGTGGTCAACCTCACCGACGCTCCGACTCCCGCTCGCACTACGTGGACTGCCGGCACCAGAACCCTCGGCACTCTCACTCACGTCTGCGGCCCGCAGGGCATTTCCGCCGCACCCGGCGCCCTCCTGCCGCTGACGCTCGCCAACCCACTTCCAGCCGGAGCAACCGCTCTCAGCGTCAGGTCGCAAGGCACGGCGCAGCTGGATGCTCTGCTGCTTCTGCCGACCGTCAGCAGTCTGCGGATCGGGGACGCTGTGCTGCTGGCCAGTGTGGACACGCATGCCCGTGTGCTGAGCGTTGCCGGCAAGCACTCGTACAGCTACGATCCGTCCGGCAAACTAGTTGCTCGGGGCAACGCTTCGCGGGCACTCGTCGTACCCGGTGGTTTCACCGTCGTGCTCGGCTGAGCGCTTCGGCACACCAGTCGGCGACGAACATCAGCGCCTGACCGCGTTGGTGGAACAATCGCCGGCTGTCGACCTGGCGGTGATAGGCGTTGTGAGCGGGATCGGACGCGCGGCTGAGCAGACCCGGCAGCAGCCACGCGTACTTGACTCCGGACGCCATCACCGCCAGCCGCACCTGGTCCGAATCACCGAGCCAGCCCGCCTCGTGCAGACCGTCGAGGTAGTTGGCGATACACGTGTCCGCGAGCTCGGGCAGACGCTCGACCGGCCAGAACATGTCGAAGACCGCGTCCGGGATGTAGTTGCCGATGTCCTCGCCGAGCGCGCCGTCACCGGTGAACGCCCAGTCGAACAGCGCGAGCTCACCGGTCGGTCGCTGGATCACGTTCGAGACCCAGAAGTCCAGGTGACAGGTGGCGCGGGGGAGACTCGCGACGAGATCGAGCAGGGCGTCGCGATCAACCATCAGCTGGGTCCAGGCCTGGCGCAGCTGACTCGGCCAGGTCTCGCGGATGAGCGGCTGCTGCCAGGCCGCGTCGTCGGTCAGCACCTGCCAGGGCACTTCGCGGGTCGTCGAGTAGTCGCGCAGGAATCCTGTCGACGTCCACGGCCGGTTCATAGCGGGTTGTGCCTGCCAGCGGCCGAAGGCGCGAGTGAGCGCCGCGTGCTCGGCGAGGCTGAACTGGGTGCCCGACGTGCCACCGATGTCTTCCATCAGCAGTACGGCGCCGTCCGGCCACTCCTCGACCTGCGCCTCGGGCAGCACCAGCCCGGCGTCCGCGAGCCTTTGGCGGAGCTCGTCATCCTGGTACACCTCGAGTTCGCGGCGCCAGTAGTTCCAGTGCCGCGGGTCGGTCGACGCAGCCCACGGACCGGTCGAGTCGGCCGGGCTCTGGAGCTGCTTGCGTACGGCGGTGCGGCCGTCGGCGTACGTGATGCGCTCGACGGTCGCCGTCACCGCATTGAGCGGGTTGTGCCGCAGAGTCGCCGTACCGACTTCCGGGTGACCGGTCATGAAGAGCAATGCTGACATGCGGCGGTGGCTCAGCCCAGCAGCGTCTTAGGTGGTAGACCGGTCAGCGCTTTGACGTCGCGGGTGAAGTGGGCCTGGTCGGCGTACCCGGTGAGTGTGGCGACGTCGGCGAGGGCCAGGCCGGTGCGGGCATGGTCGAGGGCGACGTTCATCCAGAGCACGCGGTCGAGCATCTTCGGTCCGTACCCGAACGCGTCCAGGCAGCGTCGGTGCAGTTGGCGCTCGCTCAGCCCGATCGTCTCTGCGAGCTTGGAGACGCCGGCGCTGCCGCGGAGCAGTCCGCCGCGGACGGTGCGCAGTACGTAACCGATCAGCCGGTCCGGCGGCTCGTCGACCAGCTTGGCCACCTCGACGTCGAGCGCCACGGCCGGGTCGGGCGACGATCTGATCCGGTCCAGGAGCTGCCTGCTCCGGGTCGGCGACCACAGGTCGGCCAGCGGGACGCGCTCGTTGAGCAGCTCGCGAGCCGGTACGCCGAGGAAGCCCGGAGCGGCGCCGGGCGCGAACCGGATCCCGGCGTACTGCGTCCCTCGCGCGGCGCTGCCCGTCCAGGCGTGACTGTCCGGGCCGGCGACGACCAGGTCACCGTCGATCAGCAGGACGTCCATGCAGCCGTCGGGGAGGATCCGGTACTCCCCGCCCTCGGCCGTGCGCGTCCACAGGTCGGCATCCGGGACGCGTGCGGGACGCTCCCGGTACGGCTCGACCGTGACTGTCATACCGCCAGTCTGCTACGGGCCGCCGACAGTTTCTTGTTCAGCGCGGGAGGACGACGTCGAGGACCGGTACGTCGACCGGGAGGTACTTGACCAGGGCAACGTTCTCGCGGACGAGCTCGTCGCGGACCGGTGCGCCGGTGCGGCGGTCGATCACTGTCCGCCAGATCTCGTTCCGGCGGAAGTAGTCCGCGCCGACGCGGAGGAACCGCTCGTCCTTGGCGAACACGCGATACGACTCCGCGGCGGCGACATCGGCGAGGATCTCGCCCTCGAGATAGCGGTCGCCGACGTCCACCCGCAGCTGGAAGGTCTGGTCGGTGTCGTTGCGGAACTGCAGGTCCACGTAGTTGTAGACGATGCTGCAACCCACGCCCCAGGGCAGCACCCGGCCGTTGTCCGGGAACGGGTCGAAACTGTGCGTGGACCGCTGCGTCACGGTCAGCGGCGAGTGCAGCACCATCCAGTGCAGCAGGTTGGCGAGCTGGCAGATGCCGCCGCCGATCCCCGGCCGGGCCTGCCCGTTCGACAGCCGCATGCCCTTCACGTAACCCTTGCGACGGGTCGCGTTGCCGACCACCTTGTTGAAGGAGAACGTCTCACCCGGGCGGATCAGCAGTCCGTCGACCTGTGCGCAGGCAAGCTTCAGGTTGGTCACCTTGTTGTGCTGCATCCACATCTCGGTCTCACCGAGCTGGCGCAGCAGCAGCGACTTGTGCCGCTTGATCCGCACCGGAAGATCGCCGGCCTGCCGGGTCCCGGCGTACGGCGTGCTGGACCTGATCCACTCGAGCCGCTTGAGGACCCGGTGGTAGCGCACCGCCAGCGGGTAGAGCAGCGGCATCCGCTCGCTCCACCGGCGATGATGCACCGCGGGCAGCACCCGCGCCCGCTCCGCGTCACTCAGCTCGTGCACCTCGACCCGCCACGGCGTACCCGGCGTCGCCCCAGCTGACTCCGGTGCGCGCTGTGGTGTGGCGATGATGGTCTCGGACATCATTCCCCCGAAATTCCCCCGAACGAGCTGGCCGGCCCCACGACCGACCTCGGTTACCGTACGCGGCCGCGAGCCCATTCAGATGACAGCAACCGCACGATCCGATTGCGCTCGTTATGACGCCACATGCGTGGCAAGAGTTCGATCCGACGCGATCCGATCGGCACCAGCTCCCCGGCCTCAGCCGATCTCCAGGGCGGTGCAGACCCAGCGGTTCCGGCGGATCTCCATCCGCAGCGCGATCGCCCGCGAGCGCTCACCCCGCCGTACATGCGCAGCCACCTCGGCAACGAACGGCTCCGGCATGAACACCCGCACCGACTGCACACTGCTCTTCTCTTTCGCGCCACGGGTCATCGCGGTCGTGTTCAACCCGAGCAACCGAACCCGCCGATTCAATTCCATGAACACCTCATCATCGGTAAACCGCACCAGCTGCGAAATCGGCCGATCCCCCGCCAACACCTCCGACACAGCCTGAGCCAACCGCCCACCCCAAACCCGAGCCCCCGGCACCCGAGCCCCCTCGCCACCCCGCACCCCAGGCACCCGCACGTCGACCTCGCCGGCCCGGGCTTCGGCTCCCCGCGCTGGAACCTCGCTGGCCCGCGCCTTCGGCACCTGCGGTGCGGCCGCGGTGTGGGTGGGATTCGGGGTGTGGGGCGGCTGGGCTTCGTCAGGTTGCCCAGCCGCCGGCTTGTCGGCCTCTGGCACTACGGAGAGCTTGCGGGCCTGGGGCTGGTGGGTGGTGAGTGCGGTGATGCTCGACGACCGCCGCGGTGCGGACTCGACCCCGAGCCGGGTGATCGCCTGCAGCCGCAGCGCCAGCGCACCATCGGTCAGCTCAGCCGCGTACCGAGCCGTCGCCGGTACGGCGTGCTCCCCGCGCACCGACCGCAGGCGCGGCCGAGCCACGGCAGCAAGCACGTCCGGGGCGGCGGTGGGTTCGTCTGCAGCGGAGGTCGGGTTGACGGCCATGAGAGCCTCCATCGGTTCCGGTGCTGAGGTCGCGTTCGTGGTGGCGAGGTTCTGGGACTGGCTCATGTCACGGCTCCTGATGAGTGGGCGGGAGGTGGCCGGTAGACGCGGGCGGCACACGCAGTACCTGCCCAGGAAGAATCAGGTCGGGGTCGTCCCCGATCACCTGCCGGTTCGCGGCGTACCACTGAGGCCACCGCGCAGCAATCGCCTCATCCGAGGCACCAGCCCCCAGCTCGCGGGCAGCAAGACCCCACAACGAGTCCCCTCCCCGTACGACGACCCGCACAGCCCCGCCAGCCCGCACCTCGGTGTACCGAGTAGGAGCCCCATCAGCAGGCCGATCCGGCACCCCCACTCGCATCCGCTCCCCAGCCGAAGGACGCCCAGAGCCGTCGCCGACGTCCTGCCCGGACGTGGTGCCGGCGGTGTTCTGCCGTGACTCGGCGGCCGACAGCCCCGCGTCCGCCCGACGCGCGTCCGCGCCACCAATCCGCACCTTGGACGCAGGCTCCGTCGAACGCCAACTATCGGCCGACTCCTGCTGGGACTTGGAGCTTTCGGAGACCTGCTGGTTCTCGATGGCCGTCGGCTGCGCGTCAGCCGTCCGCTGTACGTCGGCGCCGCCGATCTGCACCCGGGACGCGGGCTCCGTAGAGCGCCAACTGTCGGCCGACTCCTGCTCGGACTTCGCGGTGACGGACTCCTGCCGGGCCTCGGTGACCGGTGGCTGGGTTGCTACCCGGTGCGTGTTGGTGGTGCCGAGTTGGAGCTTGGAGGCGGGCTCCGTGGGGCGCCAGTTGGAGTCGGTGAGGGAGATGGCGGAGGGGCGTTCGGATTGGGTCCACTGGAGGACTTGGGTGCTGTGGGTGGGGGCGGCTTGGGCGGCGGTGACGGTGAGGGGAGTGACGGCGGCGACGCCGAGGCCGGAGCGGAGTAGGGCGCGGGCTGTCTTCGTCGTGATCCGTCCGGCGACGGCCCCGGCGAGCTCCCCGACCACGCCGGGGATCTGCTCCAGCACCGTCGTGACGACGGCCAGCACCAACCACACGTAGGCGATCCACGCGACCGTCCCGACGGCGAGCACGGTCAGCGAGTCCAGGTCGTACGTCCGGGCGCCGCTGATCGACCCGGCGGTCATCCACCGCAGCAGCAGGCCGACGGCGACCAACGCCAGCAACGCGAGCGTGCCTTTCAGCCCTCGGATCATCGCGTTCATCCCGCTTCGCTTCCGATCTATGAGTTTGCGTTAGTTTGCTTTGGCTTGACCACTATAGACCGGTTCTAGTCGAGCTTTGCAAGTCCTTAACGCACACAGCGTCGGTTTCCGGTGCAGAGAGTGACGACCGACCGTCGCCGCGGCACCCGCGACCGGTAGGTTCACGGTCATGCGGTGGGATGCGTTGTTCGCGGACCTGGAGTCGCAGTTCGAGGCGCTCCAGGACTCAGATCTGTACGGCGAAGTGGCCGACCGGATCCGCACCGAGGTCGGGAAGATCACCGTCCTCGACCGGCTCCGCGGCGCGGTGAACACCGTCGTACGCGTCGAACTGAACGACGCCGAGCCGGTCCGCGGCATGCTCAGCCGGGTCGGGAAGGACTGCCTGCTGATCGAGACCGAGCGCTACGAGGAGTGGCTGATCCCGGTCACCGCGCTGGTCGCCGTACACGGGCTGGGGCCGTGGGCCGAACCGGCCGGCGCCGTCGAAGGCAAGCTCGGCCTCGCGCATCTACTCCGGGGAATCGCCCGCGACCGCTCACCGGTCACGCTGTTCTGCACCGGCAGCGGCCCCGTCACCGGCACCATCGACCGCGTCGGCGCCGACTTCCTCGAACTCGCCGAACACCCCCTCGACGCCCCCCGCCGCCGCTCCGAGGTCCACAACGTCCGCCTCGTCCCCACCCAATCCCTCCAAGCCCTCCGCCGGCGGTAGCTCCCGCCTCCTCCAACCCATTCGTCCGCGCCGGCGCCAGCTCGCCGGGCAGAGGGGGAGTTAGAGCTGGGCGTCCTCTGTGGTTTCGGCTTCTTCGCCGAAGGGGTGGGTGTTGATGAAGTCTTTGGTTTCGGTGTAGAGGCGCTCGATGTACTTCTCCAGCTCGGTTGCTTCGACTCGCCACTGGCCGCGGCCGCCGATCTTCACGGCGGGGATGTCGCCGCGGCGGACCAGGGCGTAGACCTGGTTGGCGGAGATGTTGAGGACCTCGGCGACGTCGGCGAGCTGGAGGAAGCGGGGACCCGGCATCCGTCGGACTCCTTCACATAGAGGCTGGTTGTTTCAGTTTGCCACGGTTGGCGGATGGATGGCCGGGTTTGTCCCCAGC carries:
- a CDS encoding aminoglycoside phosphotransferase; amino-acid sequence: MSALLFMTGHPEVGTATLRHNPLNAVTATVERITYADGRTAVRKQLQSPADSTGPWAASTDPRHWNYWRRELEVYQDDELRQRLADAGLVLPEAQVEEWPDGAVLLMEDIGGTSGTQFSLAEHAALTRAFGRWQAQPAMNRPWTSTGFLRDYSTTREVPWQVLTDDAAWQQPLIRETWPSQLRQAWTQLMVDRDALLDLVASLPRATCHLDFWVSNVIQRPTGELALFDWAFTGDGALGEDIGNYIPDAVFDMFWPVERLPELADTCIANYLDGLHEAGWLGDSDQVRLAVMASGVKYAWLLPGLLSRASDPAHNAYHRQVDSRRLFHQRGQALMFVADWCAEALSRARR
- a CDS encoding helix-turn-helix domain-containing protein, encoding MTVTVEPYRERPARVPDADLWTRTAEGGEYRILPDGCMDVLLIDGDLVVAGPDSHAWTGSAARGTQYAGIRFAPGAAPGFLGVPARELLNERVPLADLWSPTRSRQLLDRIRSSPDPAVALDVEVAKLVDEPPDRLIGYVLRTVRGGLLRGSAGVSKLAETIGLSERQLHRRCLDAFGYGPKMLDRVLWMNVALDHARTGLALADVATLTGYADQAHFTRDVKALTGLPPKTLLG
- a CDS encoding VanW family protein, producing MMSETIIATPQRAPESAGATPGTPWRVEVHELSDAERARVLPAVHHRRWSERMPLLYPLAVRYHRVLKRLEWIRSSTPYAGTRQAGDLPVRIKRHKSLLLRQLGETEMWMQHNKVTNLKLACAQVDGLLIRPGETFSFNKVVGNATRRKGYVKGMRLSNGQARPGIGGGICQLANLLHWMVLHSPLTVTQRSTHSFDPFPDNGRVLPWGVGCSIVYNYVDLQFRNDTDQTFQLRVDVGDRYLEGEILADVAAAESYRVFAKDERFLRVGADYFRRNEIWRTVIDRRTGAPVRDELVRENVALVKYLPVDVPVLDVVLPR
- a CDS encoding Rv3235 family protein; this encodes MSQSQNLATTNATSAPEPMEALMAVNPTSAADEPTAAPDVLAAVARPRLRSVRGEHAVPATARYAAELTDGALALRLQAITRLGVESAPRRSSSITALTTHQPQARKLSVVPEADKPAAGQPDEAQPPHTPNPTHTAAAPQVPKARASEVPARGAEARAGEVDVRVPGVRGGEGARVPGARVWGGRLAQAVSEVLAGDRPISQLVRFTDDEVFMELNRRVRLLGLNTTAMTRGAKEKSSVQSVRVFMPEPFVAEVAAHVRRGERSRAIALRMEIRRNRWVCTALEIG
- a CDS encoding LysM peptidoglycan-binding domain-containing protein, with product MIRGLKGTLALLALVAVGLLLRWMTAGSISGARTYDLDSLTVLAVGTVAWIAYVWLVLAVVTTVLEQIPGVVGELAGAVAGRITTKTARALLRSGLGVAAVTPLTVTAAQAAPTHSTQVLQWTQSERPSAISLTDSNWRPTEPASKLQLGTTNTHRVATQPPVTEARQESVTAKSEQESADSWRSTEPASRVQIGGADVQRTADAQPTAIENQQVSESSKSQQESADSWRSTEPASKVRIGGADARRADAGLSAAESRQNTAGTTSGQDVGDGSGRPSAGERMRVGVPDRPADGAPTRYTEVRAGGAVRVVVRGGDSLWGLAARELGAGASDEAIAARWPQWYAANRQVIGDDPDLILPGQVLRVPPASTGHLPPTHQEP
- a CDS encoding helix-turn-helix domain-containing protein, giving the protein MPGPRFLQLADVAEVLNISANQVYALVRRGDIPAVKIGGRGQWRVEATELEKYIERLYTETKDFINTHPFGEEAETTEDAQL